Proteins encoded in a region of the Vicia villosa cultivar HV-30 ecotype Madison, WI linkage group LG5, Vvil1.0, whole genome shotgun sequence genome:
- the LOC131607405 gene encoding uncharacterized protein LOC131607405: protein MDDNSEGVLSSSYYSILGVSSDSSINEIRRAYRKLAMQWHPDRWTRTPSLLSEAKCKFQKIQEAYSVLSDPKKRTMYDAGLYDPQEEEDEGFSDFMDEMASLMAEVKREEKVYGLDELQAMFMEMAEGFETPSMCFGTPLRVDESCVNRGSVLTQY from the exons ATGGATGATAATAGCGAAGGGGTATTATCGTCATCTTACTACAGCATTCTTGGCGTTAGTTCAGATTCTTCTATAAACGAAATAAGACGCGCGTACAGAAAGCTTGCTATg CAATGGCATCCAGATAGATGGACAAGAACACCTTCTTTACTTAGTGAAGCCAAATGTAAATTCCAGAAAATTCAAGAAGCTTATTCAG TGCTATCTGATCCGAAGAAAAGAACTATGTATGATGCTGGATTGTATGATCCTCAAGAGGAAGAGGATGAG GGATTTAGTGATTTTATGGACGAAATGGCGTCACTTATGGCTGAAGTTAAGCGAGAG GAGAAGGTTTATGGTTTGGATGAATTGCAGGCCATGTTTATGGAAATGGCTGAAGGATTTGAGACTCCTTCGATGTGTTTTGGGACACCATTGAGGGTTGATGAATCTTGTGTTAATAGAGGAAGTGTTTTGACACAATATTAG
- the LOC131605484 gene encoding uncharacterized protein LOC131605484 has translation MEVPENRKWMNNRVDCHKNITAEFNIGVHEFIMFALAQDKNNIGGGNIRCPCKNCKCMKFGNPEEVKEHLCRRGFMSDYYHWTNHGEAIPPIPIHLAYEARVGGPVQYRWMYPFERFIRTLKQKVTNQARVEGSICKAYLLEEMSTFASYYYPPDVPSRRTRVPRNDDGGEDFSMGPPLSIFNYPGRPFGKSTTSTLDDKEMKAAHLYILLNCPEVVPYLDMHSDLLRELDPQLNETDLDKQVSASFPTWFKTYVLDSRNMIDDVLLRSLAWGPIREVVKWSGYVINGYKFVTKSRNEGMSTTNHNVCVRGGQFDSLENDYYGVLNDIVELEYTGHPTKKVVLFQCDWFDPSSQGTKMDDYGNVEIKKSRRYQNYDPFVLSQQADQVYFTSFPEGQQGWLGVIKTKARSTIQSMEKNKHETTDAYQDDDVHQIPIVISNDDDDFHQCHEDEDEDEDEDEEEEEGDEKDEEEEEEEEEDEEEDEEEKEDEGEEEEEDGWDDDDNYDYYGNLQFQ, from the exons ATGGAAGTACCTGAAAATAGAAAGTGGATGAATAATAGAGTTGATTGTCATAAGAATATCACTGCAGAATTTAATATTGGAGTTCATGAGTTTATTATGTTTGCTTTGGCacaagataaaaataatattggaGGAGGGAATATTAGATGCCCGTGTAAGAATTGCAAGTGTATGAAATTTGGAAATCCAGAAGAAGTGAAGGAACATCTATGTAGGAGGGGATTCATGAGTGATTATTATCATTGGACAAACCATGGTGAGGCGATTCCCCCAATTCCTATTCATTTAGCTTATGAAGCAAGAGTTGGCGGTCCTGTGCAATATAGATGGATGTATCCATTTGAAAG GTTCATCCGAACTTTAAAACAAAAGGTAACGAATCAGGCTCGTGTTGAAGGTTCGATTTGTAAAGCATATTTATTAGAGGAGATGTCCACATTTGCTTCCTATTACTATCCACCCGATGTTCCATCAAGGAGAACAAGAGTGCCACGAAATGATGATGGGGGAGAGGATTTTTCAATGGGTCCTCCATTGTCAATCTTTAATTACCCGGGCCGTCCATTTGGAAAAAGTACCACTTCTACCTTGGATGATAAGGAAATGAAAGCTGCTCACTTGTATATTCTTTTAAATTGTCCTGAAGTGGTACCTTACCTGGA TATGCACTCTGATTTGTTACGAGAGTTAGATCCTCAGTTGAATGAAACTGATTTGGATAAGCAAGTTTCCGCATCATTCCCAACATGGTTCAAAACATAT GTGCTTGATTCAAGGAACATGATAGACGATGTGCTTTTAAGGAGTTTGGCATGGGGCCCTATTAGAGAAGTTGTTAAATGGTCTGGTTATGTTATTAATGGCTACAAGTTTGTGACCAAATCTCGAAATGAAGGGATGAGTACAACCAATCACAATGTTTGTGTTCGGGGAGGGCAATTTGATTCATTAGAAAATGATTACTATGGAGTTTTGAATGACATTGTCGAACTAGAGTACACTGGTCACCCGACAAAGAAGGTGGTTTTATTTCAATGTGATTGGTTTGATCCTAGTTCTCAAGGGACAAAGATGGATGACTATGGAAATGTTGAGATTAAAAAATCTAGGAGATATCAAAATTATGATCCTTTTGTATTATCCCAACAAGCTGACCAAGTTTACTTTACATCATTTCCTGAAGGGCAACAAGGTTGGCTAGGAGTCATAAAAACCAAGGCACGGAGTACCATTCAATCTATGGAAAAAAACAAACATGAAACAACTGATGCATATCAAGATGATGATGTTCATCAAATACCTATAGTTATttcaaatgatgatgatgattttcaTCAGTGCcatgaggatgaggatgaggacgaggatgaggatgaggaggaggaggaaggggatgagaaagatgaagaggaagaggaagaggaggagGAAGACGAGGAAGAGGATGAGGAGGAGAAAGAGGATGAGGGGGAGGAGGAGGAAGAAGATGGATGGGATGATGATGACAATTATGATTATTATG GAAATTTACAATTTCAATAA